In Kocuria turfanensis, a single genomic region encodes these proteins:
- a CDS encoding ABC transporter permease produces MRGDLAAALHAEALKLRRSRVPWATAGATVLAGLVGAFFMFVLQDPDRARTLGLLGAKVQLAGGTADWPGYFSLAAQTAAVGGLLIFGTAAIWLFGREFSDRTVTDLLAVPTSRTAVVLAKLLLGLVWCALLTLLLVALVLGLGALLGLPGWSAATAARGAGTVLGAGLLTAGLAAGYGLAASVGRGYLPAVGVLFLTVLLAQVLAAVGHGGWFPWAVPALLAGAAGPDRSGVGWAGLLGVVLVALGSAAATALWWERADHR; encoded by the coding sequence GTGCGCGGTGACCTGGCCGCGGCCCTGCACGCGGAGGCCCTCAAGCTGCGCCGCTCCCGGGTGCCCTGGGCCACCGCGGGGGCCACGGTCCTGGCCGGGCTGGTCGGCGCCTTCTTCATGTTCGTGCTCCAGGACCCGGACCGGGCCCGGACCCTGGGACTGCTCGGCGCCAAGGTTCAGCTCGCCGGCGGCACCGCCGACTGGCCCGGGTACTTCTCCCTGGCCGCCCAGACGGCCGCCGTGGGCGGGCTGCTGATCTTCGGCACCGCGGCCATCTGGCTCTTCGGCCGGGAGTTCTCCGACCGCACCGTCACCGACCTGCTGGCCGTGCCCACCTCCCGCACGGCCGTGGTGCTGGCCAAGCTGCTCCTGGGCCTCGTGTGGTGCGCGCTGCTCACGCTGCTCCTCGTCGCGCTCGTGCTGGGGCTGGGCGCGCTGCTCGGGCTGCCCGGCTGGTCCGCGGCGACGGCCGCCCGCGGCGCCGGGACGGTCCTGGGCGCCGGCCTGCTGACCGCCGGGCTGGCGGCCGGCTACGGTCTGGCCGCCAGCGTGGGACGCGGCTACCTGCCCGCCGTCGGCGTGCTGTTCCTGACCGTCCTGCTGGCCCAGGTGCTGGCGGCCGTCGGTCACGGCGGGTGGTTCCCGTGGGCGGTGCCGGCCCTGCTGGCCGGGGCGGCCGGGCCCGACCGGTCCGGGGTCGGCTGGGCCGGCCTCCTGGGCGTCGTGCTCGTGGCCCTCGGCTCGGCCGCCGCCACCGCGCTCTGGTGGGAGCGGGCCGACCACCGGTAG
- a CDS encoding aspartate carbamoyltransferase catalytic subunit has translation MRHLLSTRDLSHAAALTVLDTADQMAEVGHRSVKKLPALRGRTVVNLFFEDSTRTRISFETAAKRLSADVINFSAKGSSVSKGESLKDTAQTLAAMSADAVVIRHSASGSPQQLAASDWIDAAVVNAGDGTHEHPTQALLDAMTLRQHRARTEGRESTRGLDLEGMHVVIVGDVLHSRVARSDLWLFTTLGARVTFVAPPTLLPVGITDWPCEVVYSLDQALDPAPDAVMMLRVQRERMHAAFFPTAQEYAREWGLTPERVAALDAAGAPTAIMHPGPMNRGLEISSAAADSPRSTVLDQVRNGVSVRMSVLYLLLAGDDLDAPSTPASPGVLIP, from the coding sequence ATGAGGCACCTGCTGTCCACCCGGGACCTCTCCCACGCCGCCGCCCTGACCGTGCTCGACACCGCCGACCAGATGGCGGAGGTGGGCCACCGGTCGGTGAAGAAGCTGCCGGCGCTGCGCGGGCGCACCGTGGTCAACCTCTTCTTCGAGGACTCGACCCGCACCCGGATCTCCTTCGAGACGGCCGCCAAGCGGCTCTCCGCGGACGTCATCAACTTCTCCGCCAAGGGCTCCTCCGTCTCCAAGGGCGAGTCGCTGAAGGACACGGCCCAGACGCTGGCGGCGATGAGCGCCGACGCGGTGGTCATCCGGCACTCGGCCTCGGGCTCCCCGCAGCAGCTGGCCGCCTCGGACTGGATCGACGCCGCGGTGGTCAACGCCGGCGACGGCACGCACGAGCACCCCACCCAGGCCCTGCTCGACGCCATGACGCTGCGCCAGCACCGGGCCCGCACCGAGGGCCGGGAGAGCACCCGCGGGCTCGACCTCGAGGGCATGCACGTGGTGATCGTCGGTGACGTCCTGCACTCCCGCGTCGCCCGCTCCGACCTGTGGCTGTTCACCACCCTCGGCGCCCGGGTCACGTTCGTGGCCCCGCCCACGCTGCTGCCGGTGGGCATCACCGACTGGCCGTGCGAGGTCGTCTACTCCCTCGACCAGGCGCTGGACCCGGCCCCGGACGCGGTGATGATGCTGCGCGTGCAGCGCGAGCGGATGCACGCGGCCTTCTTCCCCACCGCCCAGGAGTACGCCCGCGAGTGGGGCCTGACCCCCGAGCGCGTCGCGGCCCTGGACGCCGCCGGGGCGCCCACGGCGATCATGCACCCGGGGCCGATGAACCGCGGCCTGGAGATCTCCTCCGCCGCGGCCGACTCCCCGCGCTCCACGGTCCTGGACCAGGTCCGCAACGGCGTCTCCGTGCGGATGTCGGTGCTCTACCTGCTGCTGGCCGGCGACGACCTCGACGCCCCCTCCACCCCCGCATCCCCAGGAGTTCTCATCCCATGA
- a CDS encoding PH-like domain-containing protein, translating into MDQLTTVLGTLLLLAVLFALIRRGWAGRVRRQSGIPAPPAPPAGAEEREPRLAVPGMYVATTETGAPLERIAAHGLGVRARARALVLDEGVLFERQGAAPLFVPAADVVAVGTSSGMVGKFVEKDGLAVLTWSLGGTVVDTGFRTQRAEDKRRLLAEVEAIAPAARS; encoded by the coding sequence ATGGACCAGCTCACCACCGTGCTCGGCACGCTGCTCCTGCTCGCCGTGCTCTTCGCCCTGATCCGCCGGGGCTGGGCCGGGCGCGTGCGACGCCAGTCCGGGATCCCGGCGCCGCCGGCCCCGCCGGCCGGCGCCGAGGAGCGCGAGCCGCGGCTGGCCGTGCCGGGCATGTACGTGGCCACCACCGAGACCGGCGCCCCGCTCGAGCGGATCGCCGCCCACGGGCTGGGCGTCCGCGCCCGGGCGCGGGCCCTCGTCCTGGACGAGGGCGTGCTCTTCGAGCGGCAGGGCGCGGCCCCGCTGTTCGTGCCGGCCGCCGACGTCGTGGCCGTGGGCACCTCCTCCGGCATGGTCGGGAAGTTCGTCGAGAAGGACGGACTGGCCGTGCTGACCTGGTCCCTGGGCGGCACCGTGGTGGACACCGGGTTCCGCACCCAGCGCGCCGAGGACAAGCGGCGCCTGCTCGCCGAGGTGGAGGCGATCGCCCCCGCAGCGCGCTCCTGA
- the pyrR gene encoding bifunctional pyr operon transcriptional regulator/uracil phosphoribosyltransferase PyrR yields the protein MIDDTSADGPSTGPAPARVILSAADIDRALTRIAHEILEANKGSSDLVLLGIPRRGYPLAQRIAAKIAATDPGFDAAASLGQLDVTMFRDDLRKNPARAPQPTRIPVQGIDGRTVVLVDDVLYSGRTVRAALDALVDVGRPRVVRLAVLVDRGHRELPIRADHVGKNLPTSSQEKVRVRLAETDPDPRPAEHADCVVIETPVPAVRA from the coding sequence ATGATCGACGACACCTCCGCGGACGGTCCCTCGACGGGACCCGCACCCGCGCGCGTCATCCTCTCGGCAGCCGACATCGACCGCGCGCTCACGCGCATCGCCCACGAGATCCTCGAGGCCAACAAGGGCAGCTCGGACCTCGTCCTGCTCGGCATCCCGCGCCGCGGCTATCCGCTGGCCCAGCGGATCGCCGCCAAGATCGCCGCGACCGACCCCGGCTTCGACGCCGCCGCGAGCCTCGGCCAGCTCGACGTGACGATGTTCCGCGACGACCTGCGCAAGAACCCCGCCCGCGCCCCGCAGCCCACCCGCATCCCGGTCCAGGGCATCGACGGGCGCACCGTGGTGCTCGTCGACGACGTGCTCTACTCCGGGCGCACCGTGCGCGCCGCCCTCGACGCCCTCGTCGACGTCGGCCGGCCCCGCGTGGTCCGCCTCGCCGTGCTGGTGGACCGCGGCCACCGGGAGCTGCCCATCCGCGCCGACCACGTGGGCAAGAACCTGCCCACCTCCTCCCAGGAGAAGGTCCGGGTCCGCCTCGCCGAGACCGACCCCGACCCGCGCCCGGCCGAGCACGCCGACTGCGTGGTCATCGAGACCCCCGTGCCGGCGGTCCGCGCATGA
- the carA gene encoding glutamine-hydrolyzing carbamoyl-phosphate synthase small subunit — MSSITTEPAVLVLEDGRVFRGRAYGALGTALGEAVFSTGMTGYQETITDPSYAGQLVVQTAPHIGNTGVNAADAESRRIWVSGYVVRDAARRPSNWRSEGSLDEQLRAQGVVGIQDVDTRAVTRHLRDRGAMRGGIFSGDAALRPEPELVAAVAAAERMEGRRLAETVSVTEAYVVEPAEHGWEGEVRHELVAVDLGIKSMTPHRFAERGVRVHVVPADTTFEQIRALRPRGVFFSNGPGDPATAERQVETLRQVLRAGIPFFGICFGNQLLGRALGFGTYKLVFGHRGINQPVLDRRTGRVEITAHNHGFAVDAPLEGPVTAPLEEFGRVEVSHVCLNDDVVEGLNCRDLPAFSVQYHPEAAAGPHDASYLFGRFIELMDSHRDGSADPTIDNAVPGGAQGARPDRDASTEGQH; from the coding sequence TTGAGCTCGATCACCACCGAACCCGCCGTGCTGGTGCTGGAGGACGGCCGCGTCTTCCGCGGCCGCGCCTACGGCGCCCTCGGCACCGCCCTCGGCGAGGCGGTCTTCTCCACCGGCATGACCGGCTACCAGGAGACCATCACCGACCCCTCCTACGCCGGCCAGCTGGTCGTGCAGACCGCCCCGCACATCGGCAACACCGGCGTCAACGCCGCCGACGCCGAGTCCCGCCGGATCTGGGTGTCCGGCTACGTGGTGCGCGACGCCGCCCGCCGCCCGTCCAACTGGCGCTCCGAGGGCTCCCTCGACGAGCAGCTGCGCGCCCAGGGCGTCGTCGGCATCCAGGACGTCGACACCCGGGCGGTCACCCGCCACCTGCGCGACCGCGGCGCGATGCGCGGCGGCATCTTCTCCGGGGACGCCGCCCTCCGGCCCGAGCCGGAGCTCGTGGCCGCGGTGGCCGCGGCCGAGCGGATGGAGGGCCGCAGGCTCGCCGAGACGGTCTCGGTGACCGAGGCCTACGTGGTGGAGCCCGCCGAGCACGGCTGGGAGGGGGAGGTCCGGCACGAGCTCGTGGCCGTGGACCTCGGCATCAAGTCCATGACCCCGCACCGGTTCGCCGAGCGCGGCGTGCGGGTGCACGTGGTGCCGGCGGACACGACCTTCGAGCAGATCCGGGCCCTGCGCCCGCGCGGAGTGTTCTTCTCCAACGGCCCCGGCGACCCGGCCACCGCCGAACGCCAGGTGGAGACCCTGCGCCAGGTGCTGCGCGCCGGGATCCCGTTCTTCGGCATCTGCTTCGGCAACCAGCTGCTGGGCCGGGCCCTGGGCTTCGGCACCTACAAGCTGGTCTTCGGCCACCGCGGGATCAACCAGCCGGTGCTCGACCGCCGGACCGGGCGCGTGGAGATCACCGCGCACAACCACGGCTTCGCCGTGGACGCCCCGCTCGAGGGCCCGGTCACGGCGCCGCTGGAGGAGTTCGGGCGCGTGGAGGTCAGCCACGTGTGCCTCAACGACGACGTGGTCGAGGGCCTCAACTGCCGCGACCTGCCGGCGTTCTCGGTGCAGTACCACCCCGAGGCCGCCGCCGGCCCGCACGACGCCTCCTACCTCTTCGGCCGGTTCATCGAGCTCATGGACAGCCACCGGGACGGCAGCGCCGACCCGACCATCGACAACGCCGTCCCCGGCGGCGCGCAGGGCGCGCGGCCGGACCGGGACGCCAGCACGGAAGGGCAGCACTGA
- a CDS encoding dihydroorotase, giving the protein MTSYLIQGARPYGEQPADLLVEDGLIRRVGPGSAAPEGVQVVDGTGLVALPGLVDIHTHLREPGREDAETVQTGTRAAALGGYTAVFAMANSDPVADTAGVVEQVHELGRAAGWVDVRPVGAVTVGLQGERLSEIKAMADSRAAVRVFSDDGMCVHDPVLMRRALEYVKGFDGVVAQHAQEPRLTEGAQMNEGAVSAELGLTGWPAVAEEAIIARDVLLAEHVGSRVHICHLSTRGSVDIVRWAKQRGIDVTAEATPHHLLLTDERVRSFDPVFKVNPPLRTDEDVHALRAAVADGTIDVIGTDHAPHPAEDKECEWSCAANGMTGLETALSVVQHTLVDTGLLTWRDVARITSATPARIGRLSGQGRPLAEGEPANIVLWDPAATTVVDPARHASKGRNSPYRGMELPGAVRATFFRGHPTVLDGALNSPSPRA; this is encoded by the coding sequence ATGACCTCGTACCTCATCCAGGGCGCCCGGCCGTACGGCGAGCAGCCGGCCGACCTCCTCGTCGAGGACGGCCTGATCCGGCGCGTGGGACCCGGCTCCGCCGCCCCGGAGGGCGTGCAGGTCGTCGACGGCACCGGGCTGGTGGCCCTGCCCGGGCTCGTGGACATCCACACCCACCTGCGCGAGCCCGGCCGCGAGGACGCCGAGACGGTGCAGACGGGCACCCGGGCCGCCGCGCTGGGGGGCTACACCGCCGTGTTCGCCATGGCCAACTCCGACCCCGTGGCCGACACCGCCGGGGTCGTCGAGCAGGTCCACGAACTGGGCCGGGCCGCCGGCTGGGTGGACGTCCGCCCGGTCGGGGCCGTGACCGTGGGCCTGCAGGGCGAGCGGCTGTCGGAGATCAAGGCGATGGCCGACTCCCGCGCCGCGGTGCGGGTCTTCTCCGACGACGGCATGTGCGTGCACGACCCGGTGCTGATGCGCCGGGCCCTGGAGTACGTCAAGGGCTTCGACGGCGTCGTGGCCCAGCACGCGCAGGAGCCGCGGCTCACGGAGGGCGCCCAGATGAACGAGGGCGCCGTCTCCGCCGAGCTGGGGCTGACCGGCTGGCCGGCGGTGGCCGAGGAGGCGATCATCGCCCGCGACGTGCTGCTCGCCGAGCACGTGGGCTCCCGGGTGCACATCTGCCACCTCTCCACCCGCGGCTCGGTGGACATCGTGCGCTGGGCCAAGCAGCGCGGCATCGACGTCACCGCCGAGGCCACTCCCCACCACCTGCTGCTCACCGACGAGCGGGTCCGCAGCTTCGACCCCGTCTTCAAGGTCAACCCGCCGCTGCGCACCGACGAGGACGTGCACGCGCTGCGGGCGGCCGTGGCCGACGGCACCATCGACGTCATCGGCACCGACCACGCCCCGCACCCGGCCGAGGACAAGGAGTGCGAGTGGTCGTGCGCGGCCAACGGGATGACCGGGCTGGAGACCGCCCTGTCCGTGGTGCAGCACACCCTCGTGGACACCGGCCTGCTGACCTGGCGCGACGTCGCCCGGATCACCTCCGCGACCCCGGCCCGGATCGGGCGCCTGTCCGGTCAGGGCCGGCCCCTCGCGGAGGGCGAGCCGGCGAACATCGTGCTGTGGGACCCGGCGGCGACCACCGTGGTCGATCCGGCCCGGCACGCCTCGAAGGGCCGCAACAGCCCCTACCGCGGGATGGAGCTGCCCGGCGCGGTGCGCGCCACCTTCTTCCGCGGCCATCCCACGGTCCTGGACGGCGCGCTGAACAGCCCCTCGCCGCGCGCCTGA
- a CDS encoding ABC transporter ATP-binding protein, whose protein sequence is MTAPALRLRSLSKHYGPVPAVQGVDLEVRAGEIYALLGLNGAGKTTLMRMVLGMVRPGAGSVTVLGRGPRERSARAGVGYLVEAATAYPELTVRENLEVARRLHRVRAPHAVGDAVELFGLGEHADRRARELSQGNRQRLALARAVLHRPSVLVLDEPVNGLDPAGVVEVRTLLTDLARRHGTTVLLSSHLLGEVARLATRVGVLHRGRLLEEFPTRCLPERVHRHLELTTRDDDRAVEVLAAAGFPARRRAGVVVLAGDRATSRPEDVAAALVHAGVALTGLTEVREDLESHFLRLVQAPPGAPGAGEGPRAR, encoded by the coding sequence ATGACGGCTCCGGCGCTCCGCCTGCGGAGCCTGTCGAAGCACTACGGTCCCGTGCCGGCCGTGCAGGGCGTCGACCTCGAGGTGCGGGCGGGGGAGATCTACGCGCTGCTGGGGCTCAACGGCGCCGGGAAGACCACGCTGATGCGGATGGTCCTGGGCATGGTCCGCCCCGGTGCCGGTTCGGTCACCGTCCTGGGCCGCGGGCCCCGCGAGCGCTCGGCCCGGGCGGGGGTGGGCTATCTGGTGGAGGCCGCCACCGCCTACCCGGAGCTGACCGTGCGCGAGAACCTGGAGGTCGCCCGGCGCCTGCACCGGGTGCGCGCCCCGCACGCGGTCGGGGACGCGGTGGAGCTCTTCGGCCTCGGCGAGCACGCCGACCGCCGCGCCCGCGAGCTCTCCCAGGGCAACCGGCAGCGACTGGCCCTGGCCCGGGCGGTGCTGCACCGGCCGTCCGTGCTGGTGCTCGACGAGCCGGTCAACGGCCTGGACCCGGCCGGCGTGGTGGAGGTCCGCACTCTCCTGACGGACCTGGCCCGCCGGCACGGGACCACGGTCCTGCTCTCCAGCCACCTGCTGGGCGAGGTCGCCCGCCTGGCCACCCGGGTCGGGGTGCTGCACCGGGGCCGGCTGCTGGAGGAGTTCCCCACCCGCTGCCTGCCCGAGCGGGTGCACCGTCACCTCGAGCTCACCACGCGCGACGACGACCGCGCCGTGGAGGTCCTGGCCGCCGCGGGCTTCCCCGCCCGCCGCCGGGCGGGAGTCGTGGTGCTCGCCGGGGACCGGGCGACGAGCCGGCCGGAGGACGTGGCGGCCGCGCTCGTGCACGCCGGGGTGGCCCTCACCGGGCTCACGGAGGTCCGGGAGGACCTCGAGAGCCACTTCCTGCGCTTGGTGCAGGCGCCCCCCGGGGCGCCCGGAGCCGGGGAGGGACCCCGTGCGCGGTGA
- the efp gene encoding elongation factor P, whose amino-acid sequence MATTNDIKNGTVLKLEGNLWNVIEFQHVKPGKGGAFVRTKLRNVTSGKVVDKTFNAGAKVETATVDRSEYQYLYQDGADYVFMDNKTYDQITVPGEVVGDAANFMLENLNATIAMYEGAPLYIELPASVVLEITYTEPGLQGDRSTGGTKPATVETGYQIQVPLFLEQGTKVKVDTRTGDYLGRVNE is encoded by the coding sequence GTGGCTACCACCAACGACATCAAGAACGGCACCGTGCTCAAGCTCGAGGGCAACCTGTGGAACGTCATCGAGTTCCAGCACGTCAAGCCGGGCAAGGGCGGGGCGTTCGTGCGCACCAAGCTGCGCAACGTGACCTCCGGCAAGGTGGTCGACAAGACCTTCAACGCCGGCGCCAAGGTCGAGACGGCCACCGTGGACCGCAGCGAGTACCAGTACCTGTACCAGGACGGCGCCGACTACGTCTTCATGGACAACAAGACCTACGACCAGATCACCGTCCCCGGTGAGGTCGTGGGCGACGCCGCCAACTTCATGCTCGAGAACCTCAACGCGACGATCGCCATGTACGAGGGCGCCCCGCTGTACATCGAGCTGCCCGCGTCCGTGGTCCTGGAGATCACCTACACCGAGCCGGGCCTGCAGGGCGACCGCTCCACCGGCGGCACCAAGCCCGCCACCGTGGAGACCGGCTACCAGATCCAGGTGCCCCTGTTCCTCGAGCAGGGCACGAAGGTCAAGGTCGACACCCGCACGGGTGACTACCTGGGCCGCGTCAACGAGTGA
- the nusB gene encoding transcription antitermination factor NusB, giving the protein MSARGKARRRAVEILFEAEQRGENAREVMERRRLHSDALVSPYAEELVLGVTMRRGELDEYLETYSQGWTLERMPAVDRNVLRVGAWELLFNDDVPDGVAVAESVSLAKDLGGDDSPRFVNGLLGRLQKMKPTLLG; this is encoded by the coding sequence GTGAGCGCCCGGGGCAAGGCGCGCCGCCGCGCCGTGGAGATCCTCTTCGAGGCCGAGCAGCGCGGGGAGAACGCCCGTGAGGTCATGGAGCGGCGCCGGCTGCACAGCGACGCGCTCGTCTCCCCGTACGCCGAGGAGCTGGTGCTCGGGGTGACCATGCGCCGCGGCGAGCTCGACGAGTACCTCGAGACCTACTCCCAGGGCTGGACGCTGGAGCGGATGCCCGCCGTGGACCGCAACGTCCTGCGCGTGGGGGCCTGGGAGCTGCTGTTCAACGACGACGTCCCCGACGGCGTCGCCGTGGCCGAGTCCGTGAGCCTGGCCAAGGACCTCGGCGGGGACGACTCCCCGCGCTTCGTCAACGGCCTGCTCGGCCGGCTGCAGAAGATGAAGCCGACGCTGCTCGGCTGA